Proteins encoded within one genomic window of Oncorhynchus masou masou isolate Uvic2021 chromosome 1, UVic_Omas_1.1, whole genome shotgun sequence:
- the LOC135548259 gene encoding protein FAM163B-like, translating into MSAGTVVICGGILATVILLTIVAVLCYCRLQYYCCKREETEMEEEQLDLSIMSSLPTPVHTADDQDMMTTPPSEPNGPAFVYTPSLTRKSMTHSHRFCPSCTRYSLPFYLQHSSERLHNGGGRISYRTVQQQELDLPMDLASFNHKLNLIRSVTMREVVTHSHGVSTDV; encoded by the exons ATGTCAGCCGGGACAGTGGTTATCTGTGGTGGAATTCTAGCTACAGTCATCTTACTGACTATCGTTGCAGTACTGTGCTACTGTAGGTTGCAG TATTATTGCTgtaagagggaggagacagagatggaggaggagcaaCTGGACCTCTCCATcatgtcctctctccccacaccagtGCACACGGCTGATGACCAGGACATGATGACCACGCCCCCCTCTGAGCCCAACGGGCCCGCCTTTGTCTACACTCCTTCCTTAACCCGCAAATCAATGACACACTCCCATAGGTTTTGCCCATCCTGCACTCGCTACTCCTTGCCCTTCTACCTGCAGCACTCCTCTGAGAGACTGCATAACGGTGGCGGCCGCATCAGCTACAGGACTGTGCAGCAGCAGGAGCTGGACCTGCCAATGGACCTGGCCAGCTTCAACCACAAGCTCAACCTCATCCGCTCTGTTACCATGAGGGAGGTGGTCACTCACAGCCACGGTGTCAGCACTGATGTGTAG